A region of the Massilia sp. erpn genome:
CCAGGGCGGCTGCCGTCAGCAGCGCGGGCCAAGCCAGGCCTGCCGCGCCCGCAAACACCAGATAGAAAGCCGCGCTCAGGATCACCAGCACATTGCGCAGCAGGTCAAAGCCCGATACCGAACGCTCCGACTCGCCGAAGCAGCTGCATTTGACGATGCCCTCTTTCACATACTTGTAGCCGATGAAGGCGGTAAAGCAGGAAAACAGCAGCAGCGCCGCCAGCATGCCCTGATAGCTGAAGCCGATGCCGGCCACGATCAGCAGGGCCAGTCCGGATTCCAGCCCCACCAAGGCGGGCGCCAGCCAGGCGCTGAAGCCGCGCCCCAGGCCCAGCGACTCCACCAGATTCGCCTGGAACTGGGCGAAAGTGCGGTACTTGCCCAGCGCCGCAAAGAACAGCAGAAAGGCCAGGAAATAGCGGAATACTTCCGCGATGAAGACCGCCGCCATCAGTAAGACGCCTCTGTCCAGCGTGGATGGTAGCCGCCTTCGGCGCGTTCGCGCAGCTTGACGCCGTCGCGCGTGGCCATCAGGGCGTCGATCCATGGCTCGTCATCGGAGCGGTTGAGGCCACGGCCCACGGTTTTCTGGATCAGGCGCGACACTTCCCAGGCCAGCGCCTCCACTTCCGGTTCGCGCCGGATGTTCAGGCCCATGGCGGCCAGTTCGCCGCGCGTGATCGGATAGCCGTGCGAATGGAAGCCGTACATCAGCTGCTTGAGGATCTTGCGCCGCGCTTCCTCGCCCGCCTGCGGCAACTGGAGCGCCAGCAGCTCTTCGCCGATCTGTTCCAGTTCCAGCGTGGTG
Encoded here:
- a CDS encoding MauE/DoxX family redox-associated membrane protein; its protein translation is MAAVFIAEVFRYFLAFLLFFAALGKYRTFAQFQANLVESLGLGRGFSAWLAPALVGLESGLALLIVAGIGFSYQGMLAALLLFSCFTAFIGYKYVKEGIVKCSCFGESERSVSGFDLLRNVLVILSAAFYLVFAGAAGLAWPALLTAAALALILTVIAIEFHDLAMLLVHSSKGYV